A section of the Clostridium omnivorum genome encodes:
- a CDS encoding aminotransferase class I/II-fold pyridoxal phosphate-dependent enzyme, with the protein MKYNSRISSIAEYHFRKLDYIKNIFQEQGIKITDLSIGDPDLQVDKSILEALVADFSNSGFNNYPPYEGMRDLKEAVIKYYRDRFLVDINYDEVIILIGSKEGLNNIIPASCGIGDYAIIPSPAYPVYETCCKLWGVNTYKIELKEKDMYLPNLNSIPSKILDKSNLMIINYPNNPTGAVGNADFFKEIVEFAYENNILVCNDGAYNEILDVDVKPISILQFDTEKKCIEIGSFSKIYNMTGFRIGYAVGNSRAISALLKVKSNVDSGQFKPIQKAAEAALKLDIDYINRIRNIYSERKAAAEMLLDEHNIQYFNSAGTFYLWCKAPYGYSNIEFCEELLKEYGIVVTPGSIFDVDDSTHFRISLTRDKNEIINCFKSLKSYK; encoded by the coding sequence TTGAAATATAATAGTAGAATAAGCTCCATAGCAGAGTACCATTTTCGAAAGCTTGATTATATAAAAAATATATTTCAGGAACAAGGAATTAAAATAACAGATTTAAGTATTGGAGATCCTGATTTGCAGGTTGATAAAAGCATATTAGAGGCATTAGTTGCTGATTTTTCCAATAGTGGCTTTAATAATTATCCACCCTATGAGGGTATGAGAGATTTAAAGGAAGCTGTTATAAAATATTATAGAGACAGATTTTTAGTAGATATAAATTATGACGAGGTTATTATATTAATTGGCTCTAAAGAGGGATTAAATAATATAATACCTGCCAGCTGCGGAATAGGAGATTATGCAATAATACCATCACCAGCTTACCCTGTGTATGAAACCTGTTGTAAACTCTGGGGAGTAAATACTTATAAAATTGAGCTCAAAGAAAAAGATATGTATTTGCCAAACTTAAATTCAATTCCTTCTAAAATATTAGATAAGTCTAATTTAATGATAATAAACTATCCCAATAACCCCACAGGAGCAGTAGGTAATGCGGATTTTTTTAAAGAGATAGTTGAATTTGCATATGAAAATAATATTTTAGTATGTAATGATGGGGCATATAATGAAATATTAGATGTTGATGTAAAGCCTATAAGTATTCTCCAATTTGACACTGAGAAAAAATGTATAGAAATAGGTTCGTTTTCTAAAATATATAATATGACAGGATTTAGGATAGGTTATGCTGTAGGAAATAGTAGAGCTATTAGTGCACTGCTTAAAGTAAAAAGTAATGTAGATTCTGGTCAATTTAAGCCTATACAAAAAGCGGCCGAAGCAGCTTTAAAGCTGGATATAGACTATATAAACAGAATAAGGAATATTTATAGTGAAAGGAAAGCTGCTGCTGAAATGCTGCTAGATGAGCATAATATACAATATTTTAATAGCGCAGGTACTTTTTATCTATGGTGTAAAGCTCCTTATGGTTATAGTAATATTGAATTTTGTGAAGAGCTGTTAAAGGAATATGGAATTGTTGTTACTCCAGGAAGCATATTTGATGTTGACGATAGTACTCATTTTAGGATATCTTTAACTAGAGATAAGAATGAGATAATAAATTGTTTTAAAAGCTTGAAATCGTACAAATAA
- a CDS encoding asparaginase, whose amino-acid sequence MKKVAVVFNGGTISMKVDPRIKAAVPSLTGEEIMTMVTGIEEYAQVESYSFSNLPSPQMSPETMLELSKYIQNLLNREDISGVVVTHGTDTLEETAFLLDLTIKSEKPVVVTGAMRNGSELGYDGPSNLAASICTVISNESKNRGVLVCLNDELNCASEVTKSNSMSLDTFKSPNFGPIGIVDSNEVIFYRDSIKKQHIETDKIETNVDLIKCAAGMDSKIINYCIEQGSKGFVIEALGRGNVPPLMVEGIHKAINQGIPVVLVSRCFQGRVLDSYGYHGGGKELRNLGVIFGDNLPGQKARIKLMLALGKTTNINEIKDIFESGFYHKF is encoded by the coding sequence ATGAAAAAAGTAGCTGTTGTATTTAATGGTGGAACTATATCTATGAAGGTAGACCCCAGAATAAAGGCTGCTGTGCCTTCTCTAACTGGTGAAGAAATAATGACTATGGTTACAGGTATAGAGGAATATGCACAGGTAGAATCATACTCTTTTTCAAATCTGCCAAGCCCACAAATGTCTCCTGAGACAATGCTTGAGTTATCAAAGTATATCCAAAATCTATTAAATAGAGAAGATATTTCAGGTGTAGTAGTAACACATGGTACAGATACTCTGGAGGAAACTGCATTTTTATTGGATTTAACAATCAAAAGTGAAAAACCTGTTGTAGTAACTGGTGCCATGAGAAATGGCTCAGAGCTTGGTTATGATGGACCATCAAATTTGGCTGCATCTATTTGTACTGTTATTTCAAATGAGTCAAAAAATAGAGGGGTTTTGGTTTGTTTAAATGATGAACTTAATTGTGCAAGCGAAGTTACAAAGTCAAACTCAATGAGCTTGGATACTTTTAAGAGTCCTAATTTTGGCCCTATAGGTATTGTTGATAGCAATGAAGTTATATTCTATAGGGACAGTATTAAAAAACAGCATATCGAAACAGATAAGATTGAAACAAATGTAGATTTAATAAAATGTGCAGCTGGAATGGACTCTAAAATAATAAATTATTGCATAGAGCAGGGCTCAAAGGGCTTTGTTATTGAAGCTTTAGGACGTGGAAATGTTCCTCCATTAATGGTAGAAGGAATACATAAGGCTATTAATCAGGGGATTCCAGTAGTGTTAGTTTCTAGATGCTTTCAAGGAAGAGTCCTGGATTCTTATGGTTACCACGGAGGTGGAAAGGAATTAAGAAACCTAGGAGTTATCTTTGGTGACAATTTACCAGGGCAAAAGGCAAGAATTAAGCTTATGCTTGCTTTAGGTAAGACAACTAATATTAATGAAATAAAAGACATTTTTGAGTCAGGTTTTTATCATAAATTTTAA
- a CDS encoding MerR family transcriptional regulator, with protein MEYTVQKLSKLAGVSTRTLRYYDEIGILKPARINSSGYRIYGPKEVDTLQQILFYKELGVNLESIKEIIKAPSFDGTRALKEHHEKLLEKREQLDMLIANVEKTIALTEGRIKMSDIEKFEGFKQKQIDENEKKYGKEIREKYGDEAVNKSNNKLKNMTKEEYDEITALGNEVIETLDAAFKTGDPAGELAQKAADLHRQWLSFYWDSYSKEAHAGIAQMYVNDERFTQYYDKKQSGTAEFLKEAIMIYTGMNK; from the coding sequence ATGGAATATACAGTGCAAAAGCTTAGTAAACTGGCTGGTGTCAGCACTCGTACTTTGAGGTATTATGATGAAATAGGAATTCTAAAGCCGGCAAGAATTAACTCATCAGGATATCGCATATATGGACCTAAAGAGGTTGATACACTTCAGCAGATACTTTTTTATAAAGAATTAGGTGTAAATTTAGAAAGTATAAAAGAAATAATAAAAGCACCTTCTTTTGATGGAACAAGGGCACTAAAAGAACACCATGAAAAGCTTCTTGAAAAAAGAGAACAATTGGATATGTTAATAGCAAATGTAGAAAAAACAATAGCTTTAACGGAAGGGAGAATTAAGATGTCTGATATAGAAAAATTCGAAGGATTTAAACAAAAGCAAATTGATGAAAATGAAAAAAAATATGGTAAAGAAATACGTGAAAAGTATGGAGACGAAGCAGTAAACAAGTCAAATAATAAATTAAAGAATATGACTAAGGAAGAATATGATGAAATAACAGCACTTGGTAACGAAGTAATAGAAACTCTTGATGCAGCATTTAAAACTGGAGACCCAGCTGGTGAACTGGCTCAAAAGGCTGCAGATTTGCATCGTCAATGGTTGAGTTTTTACTGGGATAGTTATAGTAAGGAAGCGCACGCAGGAATTGCTCAGATGTATGTAAATGATGAAAGATTTACACAGTATTATGATAAGAAACAGTCAGGAACTGCAGAATTTTTGAAAGAAGCAATTATGATTTACACTGGAATGAATAAATAA
- a CDS encoding metallophosphoesterase, with the protein MSRLKCITKVFESAEQIPFDNSSRIVLISDCHRGDGNWADDFSKNQNLYYAALTYYYNQKYIYIELGDGDELWENKSFYDIVHIHSDAFSLLKRFYNEERAYFIYGNHDMVKNNNNFVKNNLYEYYDERQKRNVPLFENIKLHEGLILRHKVTNDKILLIHGHQVDYLNSTLWKISRFLVRYLWKPLESYGVNDPTSAAKNYEKKEAVGKKLTEWVIKEKHVLIAGHTHRPIFPETNEPPYFNDGSCVHPRCITAIEINYGNISLVKWTMKTKFDGTLFIGREVLAGPKKLQDYFKYK; encoded by the coding sequence ATGAGTAGATTAAAATGCATAACTAAGGTCTTTGAGTCAGCTGAGCAAATACCATTTGATAATTCTTCAAGAATAGTATTAATAAGTGACTGTCATAGAGGAGATGGAAACTGGGCAGATGATTTTTCGAAAAACCAAAATCTATATTATGCTGCTTTAACATATTATTATAATCAAAAATATATCTATATAGAACTAGGTGATGGAGATGAACTATGGGAAAATAAAAGCTTCTATGACATTGTGCACATTCATAGTGACGCATTTTCATTACTAAAAAGATTCTATAATGAAGAAAGAGCTTATTTTATTTATGGAAATCATGATATGGTAAAGAATAATAATAATTTTGTAAAAAATAATCTATATGAATACTATGATGAACGCCAGAAAAGAAATGTTCCTCTATTTGAAAATATAAAGTTACATGAAGGTTTAATATTAAGACACAAAGTAACTAATGATAAGATTCTTTTAATTCACGGACACCAAGTAGATTATTTAAATAGCACGCTATGGAAAATAAGCAGATTTTTAGTTAGGTACTTGTGGAAACCTCTTGAATCTTATGGAGTAAATGATCCTACAAGTGCTGCAAAAAACTATGAAAAGAAAGAGGCAGTAGGAAAAAAACTTACTGAATGGGTAATAAAAGAGAAGCATGTACTAATAGCCGGACATACTCACAGACCAATTTTTCCTGAAACTAATGAGCCTCCATATTTTAATGATGGAAGCTGTGTTCACCCTAGATGTATAACAGCTATAGAAATTAACTATGGAAATATTTCTCTAGTGAAATGGACTATGAAAACCAAATTTGATGGTACATTGTTTATTGGCAGGGAAGTTTTAGCTGGACCAAAAAAACTTCAAGATTATTTTAAGTATAAATAG
- a CDS encoding DUF4474 domain-containing protein, whose product MLFALCSSIFNLLIRATVTAASFQIQAFEEKISYNWILVLVISILVFAGLFAFIIYRGVPQRFHGIAAIKALFNGKNGLDDDSLNNAIEAAGYSYDPLQDIFYSNMDPWQKDHGYCRLYDEAAAPWGMIIDCEPITFEYEGKRWLIEFWKGQYDMTTGAEIGIYTTEGPDLNIPGIFNGTFYHSASDEDRLEMAFVLKKNGKALFSRRGRHWWLTGFKLGEYSEPWELTLILTITLKDKKMLSAFIDGLKNAGYSEKEIVINGFNVSLKFKEPRTPQPFTRTKETDKLIQKKNKLLCDKYQEITAGYNKFPDKLKALQQKAPDIYEMLGKVGKPKGIYDKYEKIKSYID is encoded by the coding sequence ATGCTTTTTGCATTATGCTCAAGTATATTTAATTTATTAATAAGAGCTACAGTAACAGCGGCATCTTTTCAGATACAAGCCTTTGAAGAAAAAATCTCCTATAATTGGATTCTTGTACTTGTAATTTCCATTTTAGTATTTGCAGGTTTGTTTGCTTTTATAATATATCGAGGTGTGCCGCAAAGATTCCATGGTATAGCTGCAATAAAAGCACTGTTCAATGGAAAAAATGGCCTTGATGATGATTCGTTGAATAATGCAATAGAGGCAGCCGGCTACTCATATGATCCTCTTCAAGATATATTTTATTCCAATATGGATCCTTGGCAAAAAGATCATGGTTACTGCCGCCTTTATGATGAAGCAGCAGCACCTTGGGGGATGATTATTGACTGTGAACCAATTACCTTTGAATATGAAGGTAAAAGATGGCTAATTGAATTTTGGAAAGGCCAATATGACATGACAACAGGAGCAGAAATAGGGATTTATACAACAGAGGGACCTGATTTAAATATTCCTGGAATTTTTAATGGAACCTTCTATCATTCAGCAAGTGATGAAGATAGACTTGAAATGGCATTTGTTTTAAAAAAGAATGGTAAAGCGTTATTCTCAAGAAGAGGCAGACATTGGTGGCTTACTGGCTTTAAATTGGGAGAGTACTCAGAACCATGGGAATTAACTTTGATACTAACTATTACCTTAAAAGATAAAAAAATGCTTAGTGCATTTATTGATGGACTAAAGAATGCAGGTTATTCAGAAAAGGAAATTGTCATAAATGGATTTAATGTAAGTTTAAAATTCAAAGAACCGCGCACACCTCAACCATTTACACGAACCAAGGAAACGGATAAACTAATACAAAAGAAAAATAAACTTTTATGTGATAAATATCAAGAAATAACTGCAGGTTATAATAAATTCCCGGACAAATTAAAAGCCCTACAGCAAAAAGCGCCTGATATCTACGAAATGTTGGGGAAGGTTGGAAAACCAAAAGGAATATATGATAAATATGAAAAGATTAAAAGTTATATCGATTAA
- a CDS encoding MATE family efflux transporter gives MKGDMTEGSTSKILITFAIPMVLGNIFQQLYNTTDAIIVGRLIGKNALASVGVANPIMSIAIFFIFGICIGTSVLMSQLFGAGKYNALKREVSTALIVGTLFSIAMSIICILLSRWILTVTGTPEEILNDADIYLKIIFGGLIFSFLYNFYSSALRAIGDSKTPLIFLIISCILNGILCIIFVVVFKLGVAGSAIATVIAQGVSSLLCIAYIYMKIPLIKLKKKEYIIDKPLLRRTIQYSWVSALQQTCLYIGKLLVQGVVNPFGTNAIAAYNSVTRVDAFLLSPGDSFAASVATYSAQNKGAGKKERIVEGYKKSNIIITVYCLITAVIVFIWAEKIMNLFVAASEKQVISIGVQYLKIMSVFYVLSGFCNIFQGFFRGVGKLRITLVATLGQISIRVLLSYLLAPYFGVPSVCYGIAVGWIFMITYEGISLRKYFKDSAKENLSSKEIITA, from the coding sequence ATGAAGGGTGATATGACAGAAGGAAGCACATCTAAAATTCTAATTACCTTTGCTATACCTATGGTTTTAGGCAATATATTTCAACAGTTATATAATACTACAGATGCAATAATAGTTGGCAGATTGATTGGGAAAAATGCATTAGCCTCAGTTGGTGTAGCAAACCCAATTATGTCAATTGCAATATTTTTCATATTTGGAATTTGTATTGGTACTTCAGTTCTTATGTCTCAGCTTTTTGGTGCAGGGAAATATAATGCTTTAAAGAGAGAAGTTTCCACAGCATTAATTGTTGGAACATTATTCTCTATAGCAATGTCTATTATTTGCATTCTTCTATCAAGGTGGATACTTACTGTTACAGGTACCCCAGAAGAAATTTTAAATGATGCAGATATATATTTAAAAATAATATTTGGAGGATTAATTTTTTCGTTTTTATATAACTTCTATTCTTCTGCCTTGAGGGCAATAGGTGATTCAAAAACACCATTAATATTTTTGATTATTTCTTGTATTTTAAATGGTATCTTGTGTATAATTTTTGTTGTAGTTTTTAAGCTTGGAGTTGCTGGTTCAGCAATAGCAACTGTAATTGCTCAAGGGGTTTCTTCACTTTTATGTATAGCTTATATTTATATGAAGATACCTTTAATTAAGCTTAAGAAGAAAGAATACATAATAGACAAGCCACTATTAAGAAGAACTATTCAATATAGCTGGGTATCAGCCCTTCAGCAAACTTGTTTATATATTGGTAAACTATTAGTTCAAGGTGTAGTAAACCCCTTTGGAACAAATGCAATAGCGGCTTATAATTCAGTTACAAGAGTGGATGCTTTTTTATTATCACCTGGAGACAGCTTTGCAGCATCCGTAGCAACTTATTCCGCACAAAATAAGGGTGCTGGAAAAAAGGAGAGGATTGTAGAAGGATATAAAAAAAGCAATATTATAATTACTGTTTACTGCTTAATTACGGCAGTAATAGTATTTATATGGGCAGAAAAAATTATGAATCTATTTGTTGCAGCTTCTGAAAAACAGGTAATATCAATAGGGGTTCAGTATCTAAAAATAATGTCTGTTTTTTATGTTTTATCAGGATTTTGTAATATATTCCAGGGATTTTTTAGAGGCGTTGGTAAGCTTCGTATAACTTTAGTGGCTACATTAGGGCAAATATCTATAAGAGTTTTATTATCTTACTTATTAGCCCCCTATTTTGGGGTTCCAAGCGTATGCTATGGAATTGCAGTTGGTTGGATTTTTATGATTACGTATGAAGGTATTTCTCTTAGAAAGTATTTTAAGGATTCAGCTAAAGAAAATTTAAGCAGCAAAGAGATAATTACTGCATAA
- a CDS encoding glycoside hydrolase family 31 protein, with protein MFGKIKSYSIEENKVFFVFEENVGRIEVINPWVINIFSPLKYNDHYSRAIENLELQPGSFTVEEKNCCVEIRTETLIVRVCDNFKVNFYDKNGTKLCEDYEFTREPFIRRGYGNILEEEGHKSEKNSDSHKIEIIKRLYGDEKFYGLGDKTGHLNKRGYSYEMWNTDDPSPHVESYKSLYKSIPFFITLRENCVFGIFFDNTYKSYFDMGKENENYYYFGADDGNLDYYFIGGNNIRDILLSYTNLTGKTPLPQIWTLGYQQSRWGYAPESRVKEIAEEIRKKDIPCDVIHLDIDYMDKYKVFTWDKSRFPDEKKTLSELKQDGFKVVTIIDPGVKKETGYEIYDRGLENKYFATDKDGLTYVNKVWPGDAVFPDFSQIKARTWWADNQKLMLEAGVAGIWNDMNEPASFNGPLPDDVQFENEGRNTNHREIHNVYGHLMSKATYEGIKKYSSKRPFVITRAAYAGTQKYSTVWTGDNQSFWEHLRMSVPMLLNLGLSGFSFCGTDVGGFSFDCTGELLSRWVQIGCFTPLFRNHSCAHTRDQEPWAFDEETLSINRKYIKLRYRLLPYLYDLMWNGENTGLPVMRPLVLHYEHDNNVKEINDEFLFGENILVAPILEQGKNFRAVYLPEGQWIDYWTKEKYKGKQIVLKEAPIDICPIYIKQGSIIPNYPDQNYIGEIKVKELILDIYEGNGIYSHYLDDGESFNYKNGEYSLYEFKKVSNAEEVIQIRKVHTGFEGYETFKVIFNKIAVNEVLFNDKKVEFTQGSNSIEFIIPAVEGTIIIR; from the coding sequence ATGTTTGGTAAAATAAAAAGTTATAGTATTGAAGAAAATAAAGTATTTTTTGTTTTTGAAGAAAATGTTGGAAGAATTGAAGTTATAAATCCATGGGTTATAAATATTTTTTCACCTTTAAAATACAACGATCACTATTCAAGAGCTATTGAAAATTTAGAGCTTCAACCTGGAAGTTTTACTGTAGAAGAAAAGAATTGTTGTGTTGAGATTAGAACTGAAACATTAATAGTTCGAGTATGCGACAATTTTAAAGTTAATTTTTATGATAAGAATGGAACAAAACTTTGTGAAGATTATGAATTCACAAGAGAACCCTTTATAAGAAGAGGGTACGGAAATATTCTTGAAGAAGAAGGACATAAGTCAGAAAAAAATAGTGACAGCCATAAAATAGAGATAATAAAAAGGCTTTATGGAGACGAAAAGTTTTATGGACTTGGGGATAAAACTGGTCATTTAAATAAAAGAGGATATTCTTATGAAATGTGGAATACTGATGATCCTAGTCCTCATGTAGAAAGTTACAAATCATTGTATAAATCAATTCCGTTTTTTATTACACTACGTGAAAATTGTGTTTTTGGTATATTCTTTGATAATACATATAAGAGTTATTTTGATATGGGAAAAGAAAATGAAAATTATTATTATTTTGGAGCAGATGATGGAAATTTAGATTATTATTTTATAGGTGGCAATAACATTAGAGATATATTATTAAGTTATACAAATTTAACAGGAAAAACCCCACTTCCTCAAATTTGGACATTAGGATATCAACAGAGTAGATGGGGTTACGCTCCAGAGAGTAGGGTTAAGGAAATAGCTGAGGAAATTAGAAAAAAAGATATTCCCTGTGATGTTATACATCTTGATATTGATTATATGGACAAATATAAAGTATTCACATGGGATAAAAGCAGATTCCCAGATGAAAAGAAAACTTTGAGTGAGCTTAAACAGGATGGATTTAAAGTAGTCACAATTATTGATCCAGGTGTTAAGAAGGAAACAGGTTATGAAATTTATGATAGGGGTTTAGAGAATAAATACTTCGCAACTGACAAGGACGGATTAACTTATGTAAATAAAGTTTGGCCCGGGGATGCTGTTTTTCCAGACTTCTCTCAGATAAAAGCGAGAACTTGGTGGGCGGACAATCAAAAGCTAATGTTAGAAGCTGGGGTAGCTGGTATTTGGAATGATATGAATGAACCAGCAAGCTTTAATGGACCACTACCAGATGATGTTCAATTTGAAAATGAAGGCAGAAATACGAATCATAGAGAAATTCATAATGTATATGGCCATTTGATGTCAAAAGCAACTTATGAAGGAATAAAAAAATATAGTTCAAAAAGGCCCTTTGTAATTACAAGAGCTGCTTACGCAGGAACTCAAAAGTATTCAACTGTTTGGACAGGAGATAATCAAAGCTTTTGGGAACATTTAAGAATGTCTGTACCTATGCTTTTAAATTTAGGATTAAGTGGATTTAGTTTTTGCGGTACAGATGTGGGGGGATTCAGCTTTGATTGTACTGGTGAACTGTTATCAAGGTGGGTACAGATAGGGTGCTTCACACCACTATTTAGAAACCACTCTTGTGCTCATACTAGGGATCAAGAGCCTTGGGCATTTGATGAAGAAACTTTAAGTATAAATAGGAAATATATAAAACTTAGATACAGATTACTGCCATATTTATATGATTTGATGTGGAATGGAGAAAATACTGGGCTTCCAGTTATGAGGCCGTTAGTTCTGCATTATGAACATGACAATAATGTTAAAGAAATAAATGATGAGTTTTTATTTGGAGAAAATATTCTTGTAGCGCCAATACTTGAACAAGGAAAGAATTTTAGAGCAGTATATTTACCAGAAGGGCAGTGGATTGATTACTGGACAAAGGAAAAATATAAAGGAAAGCAGATTGTTCTTAAAGAAGCACCAATTGATATTTGTCCGATTTATATTAAACAAGGAAGCATAATTCCTAATTACCCAGATCAGAATTATATCGGAGAAATCAAGGTGAAGGAATTGATACTTGATATTTACGAAGGTAATGGTATATATAGCCATTATTTAGATGACGGAGAAAGTTTTAATTATAAAAATGGTGAATATTCACTGTACGAATTCAAAAAAGTTTCAAATGCTGAAGAAGTAATTCAAATTAGGAAGGTACATACAGGATTTGAAGGTTATGAAACTTTTAAGGTGATTTTCAATAAAATAGCAGTAAATGAAGTGTTGTTTAATGACAAAAAAGTAGAATTTACACAAGGTAGTAACAGCATAGAATTCATAATCCCAGCGGTTGAAGGAACAATTATTATAAGATAA
- a CDS encoding AraC family transcriptional regulator, protein MAYTDKNNLKETVDRGISVIPFYIYHQQLKKYTLYLHWHNEVEIIYVEKGSLIFTIDTVQYEVSDGQCIIINSGQLHSAAFINNEVTVHHAVLFDLNFLSSSCFDYCQSTYISPLLNGQYRFPTIVDESSIWGGKIIAKVKKTLEIYDSQYIGWELDIKACLYKIISLTARENKFLICKDTSKSSINYKITIIKKLLYYIQCNYNNKIYIEDLAQEVNMNPQYFCRFFKANTGKTPVEFINEFKIEQAAKLIEMEDKKILDICYEAGFDNFSYFIKKFKQYKNYTPSKYKKYKNQNIIK, encoded by the coding sequence TTGGCTTATACTGATAAAAATAATTTAAAAGAAACTGTAGATAGAGGAATTTCTGTAATCCCATTTTATATCTACCATCAACAGTTAAAAAAATACACACTTTATTTACATTGGCATAATGAAGTTGAAATAATCTATGTGGAAAAGGGTTCCTTAATTTTTACAATTGATACCGTACAGTACGAAGTATCTGATGGTCAGTGCATAATAATAAATAGCGGTCAACTTCATTCCGCTGCATTTATTAATAATGAGGTTACAGTACATCATGCAGTATTATTTGATTTAAACTTTTTAAGCAGTTCCTGCTTTGACTACTGCCAAAGCACTTATATCTCGCCTTTACTAAATGGACAGTATAGATTTCCAACCATAGTTGACGAAAGTTCTATTTGGGGAGGTAAAATAATTGCAAAGGTAAAAAAAACTTTAGAGATTTATGATTCCCAATATATAGGCTGGGAACTAGATATAAAGGCTTGCTTGTACAAAATCATTTCACTTACAGCAAGGGAAAATAAATTTCTCATATGTAAAGACACCTCCAAGTCTTCAATTAACTATAAAATTACTATAATAAAAAAATTATTGTATTATATACAATGTAACTATAATAATAAAATATATATTGAAGATTTAGCTCAGGAAGTAAACATGAACCCACAGTATTTTTGCAGGTTTTTCAAGGCCAATACAGGTAAAACCCCAGTAGAATTTATTAATGAATTTAAAATTGAACAAGCTGCTAAATTAATTGAAATGGAAGATAAAAAGATATTAGACATATGTTACGAGGCAGGTTTTGATAACTTCAGCTATTTTATCAAAAAATTTAAGCAGTATAAGAACTATACACCTAGTAAATATAAAAAATATAAAAATCAAAACATTATAAAATAA
- a CDS encoding phosphatase PAP2 family protein, whose amino-acid sequence MYYNLQKKINNFDNYILLAIRKHLNNKFFDGIMPIITSLGNLGAIWIAISIVLFLNDSNRMTGYIVILTLLISTLIGEGVIKHIVRRDRPCSASFKELLVSKPITYSFPSGHTLSSFASASVLSMYFSQYRIIFLFIAFLIAVSRLYLYVHYPTDVLAGIILGVLCSKLVIFIIQSNYLTKFMVYCSRIL is encoded by the coding sequence ATGTATTATAACCTTCAAAAAAAGATAAATAACTTTGATAACTATATATTACTTGCTATAAGGAAGCATCTAAACAATAAATTTTTTGATGGCATAATGCCTATAATTACTAGTCTAGGAAATTTAGGAGCTATATGGATAGCTATATCCATAGTTTTATTCTTAAATGATTCCAATAGAATGACTGGATATATAGTAATATTAACATTGCTAATAAGTACATTAATTGGAGAAGGAGTAATAAAACATATAGTTAGAAGGGACAGGCCTTGCAGTGCAAGTTTTAAGGAGCTGTTAGTTTCCAAGCCGATTACCTATTCGTTTCCATCAGGGCATACACTTTCATCATTTGCTTCTGCCAGTGTATTATCAATGTATTTTTCACAATACAGAATAATATTTTTATTTATTGCATTTTTGATAGCTGTATCAAGGTTGTATTTATATGTTCATTATCCTACCGATGTTTTAGCAGGGATAATTTTAGGCGTATTGTGTTCTAAGTTGGTTATATTTATTATACAAAGCAATTACTTAACAAAATTCATGGTATATTGCAGCAGAATTTTATAG